The Larus michahellis chromosome 16, bLarMic1.1, whole genome shotgun sequence genome has a segment encoding these proteins:
- the PANK4 gene encoding 4'-phosphopantetheine phosphatase isoform X3, with protein sequence MTCLIKGCNFVLRNIPHEVFAYQKDSDTEFRFQTNHPNIFPYLLVNIGSGVSIVKVETEDKFEWIGGSSIGGGTFWGLGALLTKTKKFDELLQLASKGQHTNVDMLVKDVYGGAYQTLGLSGNLIASSFGKSTTADKEFSKEDMAKSLLHMISNDIGQLACLYAKLHNLDKIYFGGFFIRGHPVTMRTITYSINFFSKGEVQALFLRHEGYLGAIGAFLKGAEQDNPNQYSWGENYAGSSGLMSTSPDVYPMQRTRSGTFDMLEMDRLERPLVNLPLLKDPSTYIPDTVDLTDDAMARKYWLTCFEEALDGVAKRAAASQPDSVDALERAEKFRQKYWNKLQTLRQQPFAYGTLTVRSLLDTREHCLNEFNFPDPYSKVKQKENGIALKCFQSVIESLDSLGWEERQFALVKGLLAGNVFDWGAKAVSDVLESEPQFGFEEAKSKLQERPWLEDSYSQWLERLKEGPPHKCALIFADNSGIDIILGVFPFVRELLSRGTEVILACNSGPALNDVTYSESLIVTERIAAMDPVIQSALKEEKLLLVQTGSSSPCLDLSRLDKGLAVLVRERKTDLVIIEGMGRAIHTNYYAALKCESLKLAVIKNSWLADRLGGKIFSVIFKYEVPCK encoded by the exons ATGACCTGCCTAATTAAAGGATGCAACTTCGTACTAAGGAACATACCCCATGAAGTATTTGCGTACCAGAAAGATTCAGATACAGAATTCCGTTTTCAGACGAACCACCCAAATATTTTCCCTTATTTACTGGTGAATATTGGCTCTGGGGTTTCTATAGTGAAG gtagaaacagaagacaaatttgAATGGATTGGAGGGAGCTCAATTGGAGGTGGAACCTTCTGGGGTCTTGGAGCACTGCTCACAAAAACAAAG AAATTTGATGAATTGCTGCAACTGGCTTCAAAGGGACAGCACACAAACGTTGACATGCTGGTGAAAGATGTGTATGGAGGTGCCTACCAGACCCTGGGGCTAAGTGGAAATCTGATAGCCAGCAGCTTTGGGAAATCTACTACAGCAGATAAAG aatTTTCCAAAGAAGATATGGCAAAAAGTTTGTTACATATGATCAGCAATGACATTGGTCAACTTGCCTGCCTCTATGCCAAACTCCATAACTTAGATAAAATCTATTTTGGAGGATTCTTTATTCGGGGTCACCCTGTTACCATGCGCACAATAACCTACAGTATCAACTTCTTCTCCAAG GGAGAGGTTCAGGCATTGTTCCTGAGACATGAAGGCTACCTGGGAGCCATTGGggcatttttaaaaggagctgAACAAGACA ATCCAAATCAGTATAGCTGGGGAGAGAATTACGCTGGGAGTTCTGGTCTTATGAGCACATCACCTGATGTTTACCCTATGCAAAGAACAAGGAGTGGTACA TTTGACATGCTCGAAATGGACAGGTTGGAGAGACCACTTGTTAACCTGCCGCTGCTGAAAGACCCATCAACCTATATCCCAGACACCGTTGACCTCACAGACGATGCCATGGCCAGGAAGTACTGGCTGACCTGCTTCGAGGAGGCGCTGGATGGG GTGGCAAAGCGAGCTGCGGCCAGTCAGCCGGACTCTGTTGATGCACTGGAGAGAGCTGAAAAGTTCCGACAGAAATACTGGAATAAGCTCCAGACGCTCAGGCAGCAGCCTTT tgcATATGGTACCTTAACAGTTAGAAGCCTTTTGGATACAAGGGAACACTGTTTAAACGAGTTCAATTTTCCGGATCCCTATTCAAAG gtaaagcagaaagaaaatggcatagccttaaaatgttttcaaagcgTAATCGAATCTTTGGATTCATtaggctgggaggagaggcagtTTGCTCTGGTGAAAGGACTTCTTGCGGGGAATGTCTTTGACTGGGGAGCAAAAGCAGTCTCAGA TGTTCTGGAATCTGAGCCACAATTTGGATTTGAAGAAGCCAAGTCAAAACTACAAG AACGGCCCTGGTTAGAAGATTCCTACAGTCAGTGGCTAGAGCGACTGAAG GAGGGTCCCCCTCATAAATGTGCCTTAATTTTCGCAGATAACAGTGGAATAGACATAATTTTAGGCGTCTTTCCTTTTGTCAGAGAGCTCCTTTCTAGAGGGACAGAG GTTATACTGGCTTGTAACTCTGGCCCTGCCCTAAATGACGTCACCTACAGTGAATCCCTGATTGTTACTGAGCGGATAGCGGCAATGGATCCCGTTATTCA ATCTGCACTTAAGGAAGAGAAGCTGCTGTTGGTTCAGACAGGTTCGAGTTCGCCGTGTCTGGATCTAAG CCGCCTGGACAAAGGTCTGGCCGTGCTGGTCAGAGAGCGGAAGACAGACTTGGTTATCATCGAAGGCATGGGGCGCGCCATCCACACCAACTACTACGCCGCTTTGAAGTGCGAGAGCCTCAAGCTCGCTGTCATCAAAAACTCCTGGCTTGCTGATCGTCTCGGGGGGAAAattttcagtgtcatttttaAGTATGAAGTGCCATGTAAATGA